From a region of the Acinetobacter larvae genome:
- a CDS encoding NUDIX hydrolase, whose translation MKDRLPYTEMLQQRLRFAKRTAEAQASVLLAITDETDPKVLLTRRSLSLNQHAGEVAFPGGKRDPTDTSNVSVALREAWEETALDPFAVRLLGDLPMQKAKSGLLVKPIVGLIPPSLELMPQPTEIDRIFFASLHDLLQAQPMPHEVRFADRLLYFPSIQIENEVVWGLTARILMSLFHYGLDIEKQWPFLLNPPLHERTK comes from the coding sequence ATGAAGGATCGGCTGCCTTATACAGAAATGTTGCAACAACGTTTACGTTTTGCCAAACGGACGGCAGAAGCGCAAGCCTCTGTATTGCTCGCGATTACCGATGAAACAGATCCCAAGGTACTCTTGACACGCCGTTCCTTATCACTCAATCAGCATGCAGGTGAAGTTGCTTTTCCTGGGGGGAAACGCGACCCGACAGATACCAGTAATGTTAGTGTAGCTTTGCGTGAAGCGTGGGAAGAAACAGCATTAGATCCCTTCGCAGTGCGTTTGTTGGGTGATTTACCCATGCAAAAGGCCAAAAGTGGTCTATTGGTCAAGCCCATCGTGGGGCTGATTCCTCCCAGTTTAGAGCTCATGCCGCAACCGACAGAAATTGATCGGATTTTCTTTGCTTCTTTGCATGATTTATTACAAGCGCAACCGATGCCACATGAAGTACGTTTTGCTGATCGCTTGCTGTATTTTCCCAGTATACAGATTGAAAATGAAGTGGTGTGGGGGCTGACCGCACGTATTTTAATGTCCTTATTTCACTATGGCTTAGACATTGAAAAACAGTGGCCCTTTTTATTGAATCCACCGCTGCATGAACGTACTAAATAA